The genomic interval GCTGTCACCTCtgacccccacctccacacccccatgtacttcttcctctccaacctgtccTTGGCTGACATTGGTTTGGTCTTCACCACAGTCCCCAAAATGATTGTGAATATCCAAACTCACAGCAGAGTCATCTCCTATGAAGGCTGCCTGACACAGAtgtctatttttctcctttttggatGTATGGATGGTACTCTTCTCACTGCAATGGCTTATGACCGGTTTGTGGCCATCTGTCATCCACTGCACTACATGGCCATCATGAGCCCACACCTCTGTTGCCTCttagttttggtttctttttttgttagtCTTTTGGAGTCACAGCTGCACAACTGGATTGCATTACAACTCACCTGCTTCAAAGATGTAGAAATTTCTAATTTCTTCTGTCTCCCTTCTCAACTCCTCAAGCTTGCCTGTTGTGACACTTTCACCAATAACGTAATCATGTATACTGCTGGTGCCGTCTTTGGTTTTCTTCCTGTCTCGGGGATCTTTTTCTCTTACTGTAAAATTCTCTCCTCTGTTCTGAGAGTCCCCTCATCAGGTGGCATGAATAAAACCTTCTCCACCTGTGGTTCTCACCTGgcagttgtttgtttattttacataacAGGCATTGATGTGTATTTCAGTTCAGCCATCTCACAACCTTCTAGGAAGTTTGCAGTGGCCTCAGTGATGTACACTGTGCTCActcccatgctgaaccccttcatATACAGTCTCAGGAACAAGGACATCAAAAGGGTCATGCGGAGGTTTCTCAGCAAAATGTTTTACACTTAGTACCTGTGTTATCCATTTGGAGAGTAAGTTGCAAAATGCAGCAAAATTAAATCTAGACCTGAAAAGTCTACCTCTCTCATACATCATTTTTTGTAGCTCTCATGGCTTTACTTCTCCTTTTACTTAACCTcatatttaaatattacttttcttttatgtctttaaTGTGATGGGTGAGATTTCTAGGATTCTTGTGCATCAAAATCATTCCTTggctgaatatttttttctttttttttttttaaattggtaggtaattgctttacaatattgtgttggcctctgccatacatcaacatgaatcagccataggtatacatatgtcccctccccctgaaccccactcccatctcctaccccatcccacccctctaggttgtcacagagcactgggctgaacTCCCAGTGTgacatagcaaattcccacttggTATCTGTTTTCCCTATGGtcatgtatatatttccatgctactctcaattcaacccaccctctccttcccctactgtgtccacaagtctgttctttctgtctgtgagtccatTACTGCCTTGACTGAATCTTACTACATCTACAAAGATTATATAGATTATCTTTGGTGGCCCAAGCATCCTTGAAAGATGAATAATTCCCTTTTAATATATTGAAAATGTATAAGTTTTTCACAGCTCTTGTGCATTTTCCACAGTAAATTCTACTTTTCAAATCTGTTTACCTAGGTTATATGTGAGTATTTGTGTCATTGCTTCTCAGCCTTGGGTTTTACTGAAATCATCTGGGAACTTTAAAATACTGTTCACTGGGTCTAACCACCATCAGATATTCTGATTTAATTAGACTCGGGTGTGGTCTGAGCataaggaattttaaaagcaCTCAAGTGGTTCTGGTATATGGCCACGGTTGAAAACTACCAACGCAAATCAGATCTTTCATTCAAAGGTGACCTGCATATCTTGGGTCCTAACTGCTCATGAACAAATGCTGAACATCCAGAAGAGAACAGAGCTCAGAGGGGAAGCTATGAAGACCCTGATGTAGTAATAGGCAATGTGTTTACCATGTTATTTCTGATTGTTTTCTTCACTTAGCTTCTCTACATCACACAGCTAGGCTTTGCTATGGGGTGGGGCTCTTGAAATCactatttttcatctttgtcCATCTTGCATATATTCAACAGTGGTCAGTAAAGTTCTATTTGCCCTAAAAGCTAAAGTATTCCCTTTATGCCCCTCAAATCAAGTCTTCCTTCACTTATGATAGCTATGTTACTGctttactgtttttaaattttcagtattTCAATATCTCTATAGCCAACTTTCTGTATTAAATTCTCTTTATTAAAATGACTAATTGGCTTCTCTTTTCTTGACTGAACCCCAACTGATATTGTAGCATGAGTACAAAAGTATATtttggggtcttcccaggtggtcctgtggttgggaactcgccttccaatgcaggagacacaggttcaatccctggtcagggatctgagattcccacgtgccacagggcaagtaagcccctgtgccacaactagagaacccaAGTGCTACTACTAAGACCTGACTAAAAGGTGAcacagcaaaatattttttaaaaatcagtatcgattgttttaaaaaagtgtattttGAGGCATCTGCAATTGAAGATGCAAAATGTGCACAGGGAAGAAAGGTTGTAAAAAATGTGTCTTAGTTTGGGGTATGCACCTGGAAAATAGGTTGGCGATGTCATATTTCAATTGCTGTGTGATTCCAATGATGCCCAAGGTACATTGAGTCACCCAAGTCTTCACAATGAGTTTATCTTTTTTCACATTACTTAAGAGTGCAAATAGCCCAGTTGTCAGCAAAGGggagttttttccttttattaatacTAGAAACACCCTGGTTAGAACTTCATTTGAATACCATGGCTTTCTGCCACAATAACTTGAGTCTTATGGTTCCTGTTGAGTTCTACAAGATGACTATCCATCACTTCATAGATATGTCACACATTGTTTTGTAGTGGTAGTACTGGCCATCTGAAAGTAATATTGTGCAAAACTAGTTTAATTTACTCTGCCTTTTACCACTTAAGAAGATCACCACAAGCTCCATTGATGAGTAACtttgatattaaagaaaaaatacacttGAGAAAGGATAAATTCCTATTAGATTTTGGGAAGAGATAGCACTcattaaaaattactaaaatagTATATCAGTATATCCACTTATGCAgacgacatgagtttgagtgaccTCCGGacgatagtgaagaacagggaagcctggttttctgcagttcatggggtcacaaagagtcggaaacaacttagcaactgaacaacaacaaagtgataGTCAAAGAATCTTGGAAAAAATCAAAGTAATCCCGCTttgagtgtatatgtgtatgtgtttctgtAGTTTAATTTCCACTTTATGTTCTGTTAAATTTATTAcctcttattttcttattaaatcCTCACATCAAATAATTATGGGAAATTTAAGTCTGAAGATATTATAATTGAAAGTACACACCGGAATACTAATCTAGATGTACTACAACATTCATGAAATGTTTTACCACAACATTCACAATTGGTCAAATGGGAGTAAATaaactctgtttctatgagttcagtAATTCAGATTCCACAGATAAGGGAAACCATACATTCCATGTCTTcccttgtctgacttatttctttAACCATAATGCCCCTAAATTTCATCTATATTGTAATGAATAGCAGAGTTTTCTGCTTTctcgtggctgaataatattccattgtatgtactgAATatctatcacattttctttattcttaattCATCCATGGAcactaggttgtttccattttttgctcTTTTGACATACATGCAGGTAGGTGTAGGGTCGCTGTATCATGCGATAGTTCTATTTAAGACTTTTGAGGAACTCCACTCTGTTGTTGGTAGTGGCTgcacattcccatcaacagtgcatgaggattcctttttctgatatatttgccagcatttgttaaacttttgtcttttttataatagccactctaacaggtgtgaggtgaagATTTCACTTCTCAATGTCAGACCCCAGGCTTGGGTGCCCAACATGTGGTTCAAACCCCTCACTCCCCAGGAAGGATACCCCAGCCTGTGTTATATCACCCTCCTTCTCGTCTGTGTCACATCCTAGAGGCGCAGATCCCAACTTGGACACTTCTCCCACCTTTCTACCCAACTCCATGTGGgtatttctttaaattcttttttcttcagaagtatgtttcttttttttttcttggcacaAAACATTGTTTTTGATTgttctttaaatgtatttatttttaattggaggataattgctttacagtattttgCTGGTTTGTGACATATATTAACataaatcagtcataggtatatgtacgtcccctctctcttgaacctccctcccacctcttatcccatcccacctctctaggttgtcacagagcaccagatttgagctccgtgcatgatacagcaaattcccactggctatctaattttacatatggtagtgtagaTGTTTTAATGCTACTGTCTCAGTTCATCCACCCTTCTCCTTCCCCCgatgtccacatgtctgttctctatatctgtgtctccactgctgccctgcagatgggttcatcagtaccatatttctagattccatatatatgcgttaatatacaatatttgtttttctctttttgacttacttcactctgtataataggctttaggttcatccatctcattagctagcactgactcaaatgtattcccttttaaggctgagtaatattctattgtatatatgtaccagaacttctttatccattcatctgttaatggacatctaggttacttccatgtcctaactattgcaaatagtgctgagatgaacattggggtacatgggtctttttcaattttggtttcctcagggtatacgcccaatagtgggattgttgtgtcatatggtagttttattcctaattttttaagaaatctccatactgttctctatagtgactgtatcaatttgcattcccatcaacagtgcaagagggttcccttttctccacactctctccaatatttattgtttgtacatttttttgatgatggccattctgactggtgtgaggtgatacctcattgtaacattgatttgcctttctctaataatgagcaatattgaacatcttttcatgtgtttattagcaatctatatgtcttctttggagaaacatctgtttaggtcttctgcccactttttgattgggttgtttttctggtattgagctgaatgaactatttgtatattttggagattaatcctttgtcagttatctcttttgctattattttctcccattccaagggttgtctttttaccttgtttatagtttcctgcactgttcaaaagcttttaagtcagAAGTGTGTTTGTGAagtttccagtttgtttttgGTAAGAATATCTCcgcatataaatgtattttttatgtgTTCCATGGGGAAGTGTGTTCAGGGTTCTCCTATGCCACCATCCTCATCTCCTCCTGATAATGAAGGTAATGTTCAGTGAGCATCTTGGAATTCATAAGTTATCTGATTTTGCAAACTGTGACTTTGAGtataaaagaaaacatctttCTGTTTAACTTTCTCATTTGTAGAATAGTGATAAGAAGTTCTTAACTGAGAAGGTGGTAGAGAGGAGGTAACCTAAAGTACTTATTAGAACAATGTTTGGACCTACTAATGGATCAATAATTGTACACTATCATatttgttatgcccgatgtccgaatccccgagcgggaagagagagaaggcttccaagacaatgcaactcgcaaaaaagggaagtttattactgtctcgagccagggccttctgccaccaacatcacaatggtgcagggtcagaaaaagcgccgagctcaagcttgttacacaaatttatgagatatgcaaaagcggttagtaactggcttaagcggattggttacatgtttgcaaagcaattctatccgtacagactttcgcgggcttttcagctctccctttgtccttgttgggcgcatattgattggctggctccaggttacttgatgggggtagggaatcttaccatttcgggggaagctaaaacttaggtccaggccgcctgtcatggtattaaccctggcagcctcacaataTTCACCACTTTAATAGATCAATCTATTGTTTCAACTAATGTACTTTTCAGGTAGAAAAGTTGATTTTCCCCATCAGGTCCTCTGAATTTTTAACCCTATGGAACAGTCATTTTTTTACTCTGGTGCATTCTGATTCCTCCTTTTTAATCACATACAGCTTAAAGCACTTGTGGATTAAGCAGATAATATATGCACAtggtagtaaataaataaatgttcataTCCTTCCTATCATCTACTCTGAGGTTGATGTgttttcaaattaattaattgTGTACCATTAGCACTTTATTGCAGGTGCCTGACTGACTTTGACATTTTCTTGTTTACATTAAGACCTTGACCAGGTTGAGGGCAGGAACTGAATATCATTTATTTGTACACTCAAATGTAACACAGAAATGGCAGAGATTAGACATGGCTCTACTTTGTAAAACATTGAACAAATATTCTACTATATTATAAGAAAAAGTGAAGGCAATTTAACATTTATTCTTCCTCCCTAGATCCCTTGACTTCTACAGACATATCTAAGAATTCCTGAGAGAGAGGGGGGAAAGTATGGTTTGCTCCTGTTTATTACCAAGAACCTCACTGGCATCTGTTCTCTCTCATAGTTACTGTAAGATTAAGACTCACAGAATAAAGTCAGTGTTTGAAATTTACTATAAataacaaatggataaagaatgagATAGAAATTTCTCAATTTCACATCAAGCAGTGAAAAGATTTCTGTTTCCTTAAAAGGTACTCATCATGTGAGGACAAACTGAGAAAAGCTCATCACTAATTTTTACTACATAAACATCAATATCTATGTTTTTCATCCACTGTGTCTTGTACACACATCTTTGGTAGTGACCCTAATATCAGATCCCCTCTACACAATATGCCATGAGATCAGTTACTATTATTTTTGCTActgtacaaatatttattaaatgtcccCAACACTTACCTCCACTTTCTCCAATCCACCTCTGCTCACTTTCCACTTAGTAAAGGATATTCTCCAAGCGCATTGAGAAAAGGACAAAGCATATGTCACATTCATGGGACAAATATAACTACCTCTGGTTTTCATATCCTATTTCCTAGAAATCATGTTTGCCAATGAACTTAGTACCTTATCCCTTCTATTCACATGAAACAACTTCTGATTAGTAGTGCATTTTTGCCCTGAGCTCATTATTTTAAATGCCTCAACATTCAGTCTCTCCCTCTCCTATCCACCTCTAGATATCTGCcatgtgttttcctctaaaaatacTCTGTCACTTATCACCACACAGGTAAATAGCATTCTTTCCTCTATACTccatttgattttggtattaatTAAAGTTTTCTCATATCACCTAATGATAAACCAAACTCTGCATTCTCAGCAGAGAGGTCTCTGAGTCAGAAAGGCTTCATGGACGGAATTTAGATGGCTCCATCACAACACTATCCACTTACATCCCACCTCATCcactagaaaaaaatacataagccAAAACCACATTTTACTAATGTCTTCAAGAGTTTAATAACACAAAGAAAtcggaaaaaaaaacatatattctgGAGTGAGTTGATTCATCTCTACTTAGAAGCAATCAGATTCACTGGGaacatttattattatacatttgtccatgGAATGGCTACAGGTTGTTCTGATGTTGATGGAGGGGCTCTCCAGTGTATCAGAAATCAGGGGTCTACTTGAGACTGCGTGACCTGAAGCTGCAGAGTAGGTTCTGCAGAAGTACCCAGTGAAGGGGAAGTTCTACCCATATGCTAACTTTTGACCAGGAAAATTTTGTTGAGATCATAGTTGTTTGACGAATTTAGAAATATGCTGGAAAACAGATGGACAGGACCTGAGGCTTAAGTTGCTTGGAGCACAAAGTCCTTACAGAGGATGAAAACTCTATGCTGAGCAGTATCTGAGATGTTCTTACTGACCCCAGCCATGGTTTCATGACCTATGTATTTCCCTCTCATTGAGTGTGAGATGGACATAGAAACCCACTTCCAACAATGAGGATGTGGAAGAAATGTTGGGAAGTCACTGGGAACAGAGTAAATAAAATTCTGGCTTTCATCTTGCTGACTCTCtttcttgcattctttttttttttaattattagtttattttaattgaaggctaattactttacaatattgtagtggtttttgccatacattgacatgaatcagccatgggtacatTCTTGATGGCTCACATTGCTAGAACCCAACTGCCATGCCAGGAGGCCATATGTTGAGGAACTGAAGGAATTCTCTGGACAATATTCTCTGAACAGGTGAATCCTGCCAACAGCTTCATCAGTGTGCTTGAAAGTGGACACCTACCAATCCAACCTTGAGATGCCTGCAGCcctggctgacaccttgattgcAACCTTCTGGAAGGCCcactaaaatatttaatttaaaaatcagtcatttttctggaatttagctGCAGGAGttgattgtatatttttgagattaatcctttgtctgttgcttcatttgctattattttctcccaaactgagggctgtcttttcaccttgcatatagtttcctttgttgtgcaaaagcttttaagtttcactaggtcccatttgtttatttttgcttttatttccaatattctgggaggtgggtcatagaggatcctgctgtgatttatgtcggagagtgttttgctgattcatgtcaatgtatgacaaaacccactacaatattgtaaattaattagcctccagctaataaaaataaatgaaaagaaaaaaaatcagtcattaaATAATAAGTGAAAATCAATAGTTTTCCAATATGCTATGTAATTCATTTATAgaaaaaagttagaaataaagATTCATTcaaattaacaacaaaaacttAATAATGTCTACCATATCTAATGCAGATGAGCAAGggcagggaaatgaaaataaaaagttatccTTAGAGACAAATATTAACtgtgaaaatggaaaa from Dama dama isolate Ldn47 chromosome 9, ASM3311817v1, whole genome shotgun sequence carries:
- the LOC133062762 gene encoding putative gustatory receptor clone PTE01, with translation MYLVTILGNLFIILAVTSDPHLHTPMYFFLSNLSLADIGLVFTTVPKMIVNIQTHSRVISYEGCLTQMSIFLLFGCMDGTLLTAMAYDRFVAICHPLHYMAIMSPHLCCLLVLVSFFVSLLESQLHNWIALQLTCFKDVEISNFFCLPSQLLKLACCDTFTNNVIMYTAGAVFGFLPVSGIFFSYCKILSSVLRVPSSGGMNKTFSTCGSHLAVVCLFYITGIDVYFSSAISQPSRKFAVASVMYTVLTPMLNPFIYSLRNKDIKRVMRRFLSKMFYT